The following is a genomic window from Benincasa hispida cultivar B227 chromosome 7, ASM972705v1, whole genome shotgun sequence.
GGAGGTCGTCTCAGCATCAATGCGCTCGTATACGAGTCGTTCATCGACCCTAAGGTCCCTATACTGCCTCTCCCTATCGGACATGATCAATGGTGTGGGTGTGATCCTTGTCTATACAAAACAATGAACAATTTGTTAGTTATATGTGACATTCACCTTAAATCCAAGTAAATTGTGATGTAATATGCTAACCTCGATGGACTCAAACACGTCTCACACTATAGTTTTGGTTGGGAGTGAGTATGTACACTCCCACCTCAGGAATCAAGGTACGGCATGTCCATTGAGTTGGGTTGCAACTTTTTCGAAAATCGTTGAGATGATCTCATATGCCCACACCTACCATAATTCATAAACGATTATAAGACAAGCATAAGTAGTAAGTGACATTGACAATACAATTAGTAGATCTCCTATGGTCAATGAATGAATAGTACCTGAAAAAGCATGAGGAAACCCCGATAAGTTGTACTTGACGATGTAGTTCTTATTGATCTTGGACCTTTTTTTGTAGTTCTCGGACTTGCCACTCAATCCTCTTTGTAGTCCAAGTAACGTCCTCTTCCACAATACATTTTCCCAATCCATGGAGTTGAAGTAATCTAAATCCTCCACATCAATTAATAAGGTCTTATCGACATTAGCCCTCATTTTCTCCCTTCCCATCATAGCCAATTCAGTTTAGTAGACCAATGTCATCTTCACAGCATCCATATCATTTTCAAACTCCATCTCCTTGTACGTTGTCTCCAAGGTACCAATATAGATGTAACCTGCGAAATCGTTCCTCAAGTACCTATTATGTAGAGATTCAGTTCCTTCGGCCCTCCTCACAACTACTGGATTTGGTGATCGCCATAACCCCGTCACTAATAGGAAGTCTTCTTTGGTGAATGTTACAACTATACCATTCAAATCGAATGTCATTGAATCCTTCCTATGGTCTTCAACCTCCCTCAATAGAATGTAATGGACCATTGGACTGTTGAAGATAATGCCCATGTCCACACATCACCCAAATACAATCTTCCTGAAGAGGGCAAGCTGAGTAGGAGTACACTTCTCTTTCACAATCTTGTTAGTCGTCCAATGTGAGAGGATAGGCGGTCACTTGGCCTGAGAAACGATCCTGGGGAGGAATCTTGAATTGTCTAGCCATATtgcacaaaataacaaaaaaacagGGATAAATAAGAATTATGTTCAATACTCGATACACGATGCACGTTCCTCGATGCAAATACAAGATACTCGATTTCTTGATACTCGATACATGCTACATGGTGTCCCTTACTCGCTACATTACAAGTGACTAGATGGTCAATTATCGAGCATTCGATTTGATTTTCCACCTTCATGCATTATCCAACTCAAACCCTAAACTCCAGATAGTTCGAAATAACAAAAATAcgaaaattgaaacaaaacaaacttgaaGTCAGccaaacatacaagatatgaaaaCAGAAATAAAAATCATGTCCGCCGAGTATCGAGTAGCATGGAAGTGCATATCGAGGAACATGATGTAGAGATAGTCGAGTTTTGAGTGAATGATGCCAAAAtacaaaaaaggagaaaaatgttACCTGATGATAGTTGAGTTTTGAGTGAATGATGCCAAACTACAAATAGGGAGAAGAGTGTTATCTGATGTAGagatagtggattttttagtgtaGAGGTGTTGTCGTTGAAGGATATACAATGAGACAAACGGTGAGAATATTCTAAGCTCATGGGAAGTGGTGAAATAATGGACTTTAAACGCCTTCAAACGAGTtatgaattcaaaataatcgagtataaagtaatcaagcatcgagtatgacgtggatatgatcgagtatacacgtGTCGATTGCAGTCGTATCAAGTGATAATGAAGCTGGATATCGAGTGACCTTCAAATGGgttatgaatttaaaataatcaactataaagtaatcgagcatcgagtatgacatgGATATGATCAAGTATACACATGTCGATTGCAGCCGTATCGAGTAACCATGAAGTTGGGTATCGAGTGATCGTGCATCGAGGAATGTGTGACGAGCCATCGGGGATTGAGTAAATTCATATTGGCAAGTGTGATGGTGCATCTCAGGGGCGAATCGGAAAATCACAAGCTGATGACATTAGCAAAAGGCCACTTTCCAGCCATTTTTCATTTAGGCCTCCCAAATGAGGCcatccatacaaaaaaaaaaaacccctctTCTTCGCGTACGTGTAACCCTCTCATTTCTGTTTTtcttcctgtctcttatacacatctagatgtgtataagagacagtgttATAActaatatatacttttttataatgtttgtatgaaatttgtaataaatatcttagattttgatatttaacatttgagttttatgaaatTCTAGTTATTAGTATGTGTTATAcacaaatttaagtattttaaattaatgaaaaaatataataataaggaaaagaaaaaaaaataatccaaCAACCCAACCAACACAAATTTTCGAGTTGGTCCAAAAAATCCCCCAAACCCATGTACACCCTAATTATTTTTATTCGTACATTAACTCAACACATTATTCATAACACCATATTTTTCATGTCgaatttacttaaaattatttgaaatataaCTCAAGTAAAACATATCATTGACCATTTATCTCGATTtgttccttctttttttctttcattttatatGCATGGACTAAAAttcacatttaaaaaataatttaatgaaaaataactcAACATATTATTAATACTAAACTCACATTTGGTTTTCACACGAATTTGAAAAATGttcataaaatagttttaaggaATATCAATGATATACTAGCAATATATCAGATGTCAATCAACtttcaaatatatctatattaaaacaacttttaagaATGTCAATAGTATCATTAGTATATCATATAACAACCAGTCAATAAATACTGGAAGACATGAGTGTATCAACAACATATCTAATATCAATCAACATTTCAGATGTATCAACAATATATCTAAGAGCAATCAATATTCAAtcaatgactttttttttttatttaaagcaTGTGTACTtcattttataagcatgatATTCTAACTATatcaaaaatatatcaaatataagacATTAATGTACCAGGCATGGCAATTAGTAAATACTTGAAGTAAGACATAACTCATAAATGTATCAACAGTATATCTGACATCAATCAATATTCAAAGTGTATGAGCAATATATCTAACAATCAACAttcaattaataatttattttgaatttaagcaTTTGTCCTTCATTTATAAGCTTCCAAATGTATTCACACTATATTAGATATAAGATGTAAGTGTATCATATATCaataagtaaatattttaagtaAGATATGAGAGTATAAGCAACATATCTAACATCAATCAGCATTTTAAGTGTATTAGCAATATATCATATCCAACAACGTTAAAGAATGTTATTAGTATATAATTAGCATATCACCTATCAATCAACATTCAAGAATATATAAGATATCAAACTTTCAAGTTTATCAAAAGTGTATCAGTATATATCAAACTTTCAAGAGTATCAATTGTATATCACACATATCAATCAACATTCAATCagtaattttcatattatattttgtcaTTATGGACTTAATTCATTTCAAGTATAGCATTGATATATCAACCGTATATCAATACTCGTTAAATATAAAATTCCAAATATATTATTAGTGTATTAGTAATATATCATTTAAGAGAATTACCTCATATCTAGTCCTTGTTCAGTtctaataacaataaaaaagaaatacacATTCAATTGGTATACACCAAAGGTGAGCGTATCACTTAATTAACTCATATACTTAAAATAAagtatatcaatagtatatcaaccTAAAAAGCACAGATACAGATACGGATTCATAATACGAATATGATACGATACGACGAtacgttaatttctaaaaaactaagatacggatacattAAAGatacgttatatatatatatatatataatgtctagttaattgttataatacttattttaaattagattaaaatagattcaagaaaagagtgaaaacttgaaaaaaaaaaaaaatctagtaacGTGATTGTTGAGCAACTAGAGTACGGTAGAAAAGTAGaatatgaagattgaagaatgaagttgtGAATGAAGGaggtgtgaatcatgatttaaatagtgaaagagaagaaaaatgaaattttaattatgttttgggtttttaaaatttttttatgtttcatcatttttaatttattttatttgggattgctcaatttaagtggacttttatgtttggaagtgattttaaaatagttgaaaACACTTTTGTCATTTCCAAAATCACaatgaaacatgtttaattcttcaaaactaattttgatgatataaaattgcatttaaaagtgtgaaattgaaaactaaattaattttgagtaattaaaagtgtGCTTTTGAGtgattataaaaatgaaaaaaatgatttttgatgattttaaaatctctcataaacatgcactaaaataaaatgggttgtgGGTTGGGTTTTTTAAGTGGTTaggcttaaatttgaaaaaaaaaaaaaaagaccgaCGTATCCACTTCACACATCTGGAGGCAAATACACatatctgaaaattaaaaataaaaataaaaaaaatcagatacttcaaatcacATATCAGATACATATCTACCATGTATCTGAACGTATCCGTATCTGATACCGATTCTCTACACAATTAGGAGTATCTAGGTTTCCTAAATCTCAACTATATATACCCAATGCCAAGTATATCACTTAACTAATGTACTCGATATCGAGTATATGGTCAATAAACTAGTGTATTGATATACTTCATTTTAGGTATACTATACCTAAATTGAAGTATATCAATAGGagggtatttttgaacttttaccTTTTTACTATTTGGGTTGGGCCAATCTTTTGCTAGATctgcaaaagaaaaaacaataaagGCACGCCtgcaaattttatttctttttcttttattgggGGGCCTATGCAAACTGCCCTTTAATTTATCCTAACCATCTGCAAATATTCTTCCATTCAAGTAGTTCATGAGCAGACTATGGAGtttaacaataataatagtCTCATCAAACCATGTAAGTCATCCCAACTTGCATGATGTTCATGTGAGGAACTCGCATTGTTGCTGCACCACCCCTACAGTTCCTCCTTAGGAATGCATAGAAATAATTTATAACAAGCTTCTTaataaaaaatgagtttttcttTGCTCGGACGTCCCCTTGTGCCAGTAGATATGTAAATCCTGAATCCATGGCTTCCCGAAGGGCTGATAGCTCATACTCCAAGCTAGGGTCATCATCTGATGCCATAATGCTGGACGGCAACCGTTCCCCAAAAGCGTCTTCCGAAATCACAGTTCTTTCCTGTTCTATCAATGAAATTCTCAACTCATCTACATCAGTAACACCTAGAGTTAGAGAATCCCGCGACCGCTCTGAAATATTATCGAATTCCAACTCATTCACATTGCTCTCCAGGGCAAGATCTTGAGACTCCTTTCTTAAGAACTTCTCAAGGCTTTCCATCAGAAGTTGCTCAAACGCATGGTGATCTTCCTTCCGTACATCCTTGTAACCATATCTCGCAATGCAACGGAACATATGGTAATCTTTTGGGCCAACCCTCCTAAACAAAAACCTTTCCTCTTGCGGAACCACAGGGATTGGAACATATTTAATGCACACGAACACAATTGTTGAGTGGATGGCTGGAAGGCTAAGAAGAAATTGCCCAAAAATTGCAGGAATACCTTGCACAAGATCATTGTAGAGGAGACCAATTCCTGGAACTCTTACGGTTCCGAGTGTAGATCCAAGCTCAACCAAGAAATCCGTTGATATCTTGTCTCTCACTTCACTTTGATACTTCAATACACTCCCATAGTTCCATGTGTACATCACAGAGAGGAAGACGGAAGCAAAAGCAAGTGGCAACCATCCACCCTCTCTGATTTTTGATAAAACTGCAGTTAAGTATATCAATTCCACTGACCCAAACACAAGTGGGAAACACAATGCAAGAAACAAATTTGTCTGCCAGATTAGAAGCATTACTAGAGTCACCAGGACTGTGCTCACCAGCATCACACCAACTTCAGCAATACCTGTAACAAGAAGTAATTAGCATTGCCAATTCTTAAGACCGAAATCAAGTGGTCACAAACAAAAGTGACTACTTACCCTTTACAAACAGAAAAAAGAGGGGGGAAATCATTTAATATGTAAAAAGCAAAACAAACCAGTTTAAGAGGTCTCCACAGAATGAAGATATCATTTCTCCACGGTAATAGATAGAATGTAGAAGTATTACTGTATTAGAGATAAAAATTTCATATGAAGTATACATTGCCATTATGGACCAACAACGAACCAAATTTCCCATGCACATTTATCAGAAACGTTCCAAGTTTTAATTGGGAAATCGTCAACAACGTGttggacatcaatcccaatggATGATAAATACATTGAAAATGCCCCTTACTACAAGTTACCATGAAAACATAGATCATCCATGATGCCCTTACTCTCAACATTTGAATACTTAGCCAACAATTGTTAGGATACCTTCTTACAAGAATACTCAAGAACacaaataacaaataaagaatacTAAAAGATAGATTTATATATTGCAGAAACTACAATATACCATAACCTTTCGAGAAGGCTACTCTCTCTCAATGTTTCCCACGGGAAATCACTACCAACTTCTTCACACCTTTCCTCTTTAACCCATTCCCACTATTTATAACCAAAAGCCCTAACAAGCTCAtgatcaaattattaaaatgcCCCTTCTATACTAATATTCTACTAATAATCCAACACTCTCCATAACTAGGGGTCTTACACATATCTCACCATGTTTTCTAATGTTAAAGTACATTTCACTCTGCTCTAACTCATTCACTATTTATCTTCCATTTTTTCCCCTCCTTACAGAAGTTCTGATTGTTGGAGGCTTAATATAAAGTCTGGCTTGTGATAGAAATGAAGGGCGTGGGTTGATTAAAGATTATAATACAGCAGTCAACTCCAATAAAAATGCAAGGAAAATATAGTGCcacaagaaaggaaaaaaaaaatggggacGGGAAATAACCATAAGCATTGGCGATGTCTGTAGTCCTCCGAAATATTGCAACGACAAATATGCACATTATCATCAAAAACCAATTGATCACAGGGATGTAAATTTGACCCATTCGTCTCTTAGAGGTGTGAACTATCTTCATTCTCGGGAAACATCCAAGAGCCATAGATTGCTTGACACAAGAAAAGGTTGCAGATATCATTGCTTGGCTTGCGATCATAGCAGCAAGTGTTGCTGTCACAAAGACCGGCCAAAAGAGACTTGCTGTTTGTTCAGAAGCAAAGGATACCAAAGAAATCTAGTTAAAACGAGAACTTGCCAAAAAACAAAGTAAGCCAAATAAATGGATTGAAGTGAATGGATTCTTTCACATTGACAATTATCACCTGGCACAGACTCATAAAATATTCTTGCTGCAGAAGATGGATGTTTCATAAGGTACGCAGCCTGGCCcatgtatgccaagagaaggcAGGGGAAAACAACACATGTGAAGGCAATCTGTCCAACAAATAAGCAAACTTAAGTTGCTTCTATCAATACACATTCATTAAGTGATCTTTCAAAGGGAAAAATCAAACAATTCCTTTTTATTGTTTACCTGTATGGTTTACTGTTAATAGTTAttatctttttctatttctcGTTTCTTCTTTTTGTATGTTGTATAGGGTAGTTTTCTGTTAGTCAGGATGGGTGAGTAGTTATGGTTTACCTGTATGGCTGGCACAGTGAAATGGCCTAGATCAGCAAACATTGCTTCAGCTCCTAAATAGACATTATGAAACATTTTTCATCTGGTAAGACAATCCCTTCCTACAGTTTTCTAGTTCAACTTCATCTCAAATAGATTATTAACTATTAACAGTAAGTATGAAGCATTAATAGACAAAAGAAGTCCATCTGAAGTTAACACATTAAAAACAATAGTAAACTAAAAGTTTATGGATAATAAGGAATTGATCAAAGCTGGGAAAGAAAACAAGACACCAGAAGTTGCCCACATGAGGGTAGAAGAAGGCAAGTCATACCTGTTACGCACAAAACACAACCACCGAGAGCTGACCATgcattatttgaatttttcttgaaGAATAAATAGATGTAAACAGGATTGAGAGCCCTTACAACGGTGGGATCATACTTCACTACATTGTAAATTCCAATAGATCCCAGACTAAAAAACCACAAAGCAAGCACAGGAGCAAACAAAAATCCTACTTTCCCAGTTCCAAATTTCTGTATGCTGAACAAGACCACAAGGATTATGATTGAAACAATAACCACAGCATCTgcaaaaaagagaaattatgAGCACGCACTCAAACTTCTAGCTCTATAATGTAACATGAAATTTCAGTGGTGAGTCATCTAGGCAACTtcgatttatattaaatcactgactaacccaaaaaattaaacttatggGTCAAGGTAAATCTAATATTATATCTAGCACTTCTCCTCCTCACTTGTGGGCTTGAAATATGTAGAAAACCCAACAAGTGGAAATCAATATCAAGGAGAAAATAACATTATAGGGGTTTGAATATAGGATCACTTGCTCTGATACTATGTTAAATCACCGATTGATCCAAAAGCTCAATCTTATGGGTAAAGGTAAATTTAACAATATATCTAACAATTTATCAAGTAGAACAACCTCTCATCTACAGTAAAGGGCCATTTTCCATATAGCCACATATTTCTTTAGATTGACCCTAATCGACACCAAATCATAATTTAATTGTTCATTTGAGCCAGATTAAAACCAAGTTTTATTAGCTTTGCACAATATGGTAGCAATGCTCTCCCCTCTCTCCTCCTTTCCTCCATCTCCCCATACCCCCCCTACCGACCTCCTCACCGGACCTCACCATGCCCTCCCCAATCCTCCCTCCGTCTGACCATCCCCCTCACCCATCTCCCTCCAACCTTCCTTCAGACTCTTTCATCCCTCCCTTACTCTGTTTCTGCCCTGTTTTTCAGCCATGGTTTCACTCTCTTGCCGTATCCTTGATCACCCCTTCCTATTGGAACAAGAAGGATCGAACTTCCTTTTAAAAGACATAAAAAAAGGACAGTCCATTCTTCTCTCCCTAACCTCAACTACTTGGCTTCTTGAGAGTTTTCGAAGGCTTTTGTATGGTTCTACCTTTGAGTTTTTCCTTCTAAAGGAAAGAGTTGATCAAAGCTTCATGAAGCTTGCCAAATTTCATGCAAAGGAGAATTGGTTTGTTGAATTTGCTGTTTGGCCAATCACAGGAGGAAGAAGGAATATCCACATCTCGTTTGGCAATGAAAAGGCAGGCGGGCAAGACTTCAAGGAGATGATCGATCGTTGCATCCAACACTTCAAAAAATCCCCTGCTCTCCAGGTCAGTACTTCTTCATCCTTTCCCTCTACTAAGCTTTGTCCAACCGCCGGCCATAACAACCCTGCTCCACCCCCCTGTGTGAAATCTGCCCTCCCACCTTCCTCTCCTCCACCTATGAAGAAACAGAGCACCCCTGCTGTTTGGTTGAAGAAGAATGACGAGGTCTTGTCTGAGAATTTTAATAACCTTTGGATTATCTCAAGACTAATGGCATCATACGGTTGGAAGGAGATTGCGGTAGAATTAAGCAAGTGTTTAGGCACCCATGTCATCATTAATCCTCTGTTTGCAGACAAAGCACTCATCAAACTAAGCCAAGGTAATATCAACGAAAAATTACCAATTAAGGGTAAATGGACTAAGGTCGGCCCTTTTCATCTTCATCTGGAAAAATGGAATCCAAACAGTCATGGAAGGCCCTCATTATTGTAAGGTTATGGGNNNNNNNNNNNNNNNNNNNNNNNNNNNNNNNNNNNNNNNNNNNNNNNNNNNNNNNNNNNNNNNNNNNNNNNNNNNNNNNNNNNNNNNNNNNNNNNNNNNNNNNNNNNNNNNNNNNNNNNNNNNNNNNNNNNNNNNNNNNNNNNNNNNNNNNNNNNNNNNNNNNNNNNNNNNNNNNNNNNNNNNNNNNNNNNNNNNNNNNNNNNNNNNNNNNNNNNNNNNNNNNNNNNNNNNNNNNNNNNNNNNNNNNNNNNNNNNNNNNNNNNNNNNNNNNNNNNNNNNNNNNNNNNNNNNNNNNNNNNNNNNNNNNNNNNNNNNNNNNNNNNNNNNNNNNNNNNNNNNNNNNNNNNNNNNNNNNNNNNNNNNNNNNNNNNNNNNNNNNNNNNNNNNNNNNNNNNNNNNNNNNNNNNNNNNNNNNNNNNNNNNNNNNNNNNNNNNNNNNNNNNNNNNNNNNNNNNNNNNNNNNNNNNNNNNNNNNNNNNNNNNNNNNNNNNNNNNNNNNNNNNNNNNNNNNNNNNNNNNNNNNNNNNNNNNNNNNNNNNNNNNNNNNNNNNNNNNNNNNNNNNNNNNNNNNNNNNNNNNNNNNNNNNNNNNNNNNNNNNNNNNNNNNNNNNNNNNNNNNNNNNNNNNNNNNNNNNNNNNNNNNNNNNNNNNNNNNNNNNNNNNNNNNNNNNNNNNNNNNNNNNNNNNNNNNNNNNNNNNNNNNNNNNNNNNNNNNNNNNNNNNNNNNNNNNNNNNNNNNNNNNNNNNNNNNNNNNNNNNNNNNNNNNNNNNNNNNNNNNNNNNNNNNNNNNNNNNNNNNNNNNNNNNNNNNNNNNNNNNNNNNNNNNNNNNNNNNNNNNNNNNNNNNNNNNNNNNNNNNNNNNNNNNNNNNNNNNNNNNNNNNNNNNNNNNNNNNNNNNNNNNNNNNNNNNNNNNNNNNNNNNNNNNNNNNNNNNNNNNNNNNNNNNNNNNNNNNNNNNNNNNNNNNNNNNNNNNNNNNNNNNNNNNNNNNNNNNNNNNNNNNNNNNNNNNNNNNNNNNNNNNNNNNNNNNNNNNNNNNNNNNNNNNNNNNNNNNNNNNNNNNNNNNNNNNNNNNNNNNNNNNNNNNNNNNNNNNNNNNNNNNNNNNNNNNNNNNNNNNNNNNNNNNNNNNNNNNNNNNNNNNNNNNNNNNNNNNNNNNNNNNNNNNNNNNNNNNNNNNNNNNNNNNNNNNNNNNNNNNNNNNNNNNNNNNNNNNNNNNNNNNNNNNNNNNNNNNNNNNNNNNNNNNNNNNNNNNNNNNNNNNNNNNNNNNNNNNNNNNNNNNNNNNNNNNNNNNNNNNNNNNNNNNNNNNNNNNNNNNNNNNNNNNNNNNNNNNNNNNNNNNNNNNNNNNNNNNNNNNNNNNNNNNNNNNNNNNNNNNNNNNNNNNNNNNNNNNNNNNNNNNNNNNNNNNNNNNNNNNNNNNNNNNNNNNNNNNNAGGAACCTGCTGCCGAGAATATTCTCTCCAACCCGCCCTTCCAGCCTTAATCAGCCCCTCTCTCTTCCCACCAACCATCTGAGCTAGTCACCTGATGCAGCTGTTTATTTTGGTTAAATTGTATTTGATCTCGAAAAGATGAAGGTTGTTCAATGAACACTAGAGGACCATTAATAAAAGATTGGCCCTTAAACGattcttaaagaaaattaacCTTCAATTGTGTTAATTCAAGAAtccaagaaagaaaattttgatgcaAGCTTCATTAAATCTTTATGGAGTTCTAAAGAAGTTGATTGGGAATTTGTTGAATCTTTTGGCGCTTCAGGTGAGCTGTTAACAATGTGGGACACAAGCCTAATTTCAGTAATAGAAACCCTCAAAGGCGGTTACTCTCTCTCAATTAAGTGCAACACTAATTGCAAAAAGACTTTTGTTGGGTTACTAATGTATATAGGCCAACCGATTATAAAGAAGGAAAGTTTGTGTGGGAAGAACTTATATCCTTGGTAGCCTTATTGTGAAGATGCATGGTGTATGGGTGGCGATTTTAATATCACAAGATGGGCACACGAAAGATTTCCCTTGGGTAGAAGCACTAGAGGCATGAGAAAGTTTAATAAGTTCATTGAGCAAGCAAAACTTATAGAAGTACGGTTGAATAATGGGAAGTTTACATGGTCAAGGGAAGGCACCATTGTTTCAAGTTCCCTACTAGACCGCTTCTTCATATCAAAGGGTTGGgatgaattatttgaaaattttagaacCAATAGACAAGTCCGGATTTAGACCACTACCCAATTTTATTAGAAGCCGGATCTTTTAGTTGGGGTCCTTCACCGTTCAGATTTTGCAATAGCTGGCTACTCAACAAAGATTGCATCCAAATTATAGAGAAAGCATGGTTTGACAGCAGAGCACATGGTTGGGCTGGTTTTGTATTAAATCAGAAACTAAAAGATGTGAAAACAGCAGTAAAACAGTGGCATATCAGCAATAAGGAAGAGTCAAAACAGAAAGAGGAAAATTGGGGTACACTTGCAGAAAATTCCCCACTGTCCACTGATTATGCAGCTTGGTCCTCCTTAAAATCAGAACTAATGGCTTTATACAGGTTGGAAGAAATTAATCTATTGCAGAAAAGTAAATTAAACTGGCTTAAGCAGGGAACACATGCTTCTTCCACAGATTCTTAGCAGCAAAAAAGAGGAGAAACTTTATAAATGAGCTAGTTgatgaacaaggg
Proteins encoded in this region:
- the LOC120081285 gene encoding putative potassium transporter 12 isoform X2 gives rise to the protein MEHGDRIEEGSSRLLGGSSVTGSSNDYRWVDGSEVDSESPPWSLFEERESGEGYGSIRRRLIKKPKRVDSFDVEAMEIAGANYHHLKDVSILQTIAIAFQTLGVVYGDMGTSPLYVFADVFTKVHIEADVDVLGALSLVIYTIALIPLAKYVFVVLRANDNGEVMSAVSGLQGEIKSFDTNAVVIVSIIILVVLFSIQKFGTGKVGFLFAPVLALWFFSLGSIGIYNVVKYDPTVVRALNPVYIYLFFKKNSNNAWSALGGCVLCVTGAEAMFADLGHFTVPAIQIAFTCVVFPCLLLAYMGQAAYLMKHPSSAARIFYESVPASLFWPVFVTATLAAMIASQAMISATFSCVKQSMALGCFPRMKIVHTSKRRMGQIYIPVINWFLMIMCIFVVAIFRRTTDIANAYGIAEVGVMLVSTVLVTLVMLLIWQTNLFLALCFPLVFGSVELIYLTAVLSKIREGGWLPLAFASVFLSVMYTWNYGSVLKYQSEVRDKISTDFLVELGSTLGTVRVPGIGLLYNDLVQGIPAIFGQFLLSLPAIHSTIVFVCIKYVPIPVVPQEERFLFRRVGPKDYHMFRCIARYGYKDVRKEDHHAFEQLLMESLEKFLRKESQDLALESNVNELEFDNISERSRDSLTLGVTDVDELRISLIEQERTVISEDAFGERLPSSIMASDDDPSLEYELSALREAMDSGFTYLLAQGDVRAKKNSFFIKKLVINYFYAFLRRNCRGGAATMRVPHMNIMQVGMTYMV
- the LOC120081285 gene encoding putative potassium transporter 12 isoform X1, yielding MEHGDRIEEGSSRLLGGSSVTGSSNDYRWVDGSEVDSESPPWSLFEERESGEGYGSIRRRLIKKPKRVDSFDVEAMEIAGANYHHLKDVSILQTIAIAFQTLGVVYGDMGTSPLYVFADVFTKVHIEADVDVLGALSLVIYTIALIPLAKYVFVVLRANDNGEGGTFALYSLICRYAKVNLLPNRQPADEHISSFKLKLPTPELERALHIKETLEKRSSLKTLILLLVLMGTSMIIGDGILTPAISVMSAVSGLQGEIKSFDTNAVVIVSIIILVVLFSIQKFGTGKVGFLFAPVLALWFFSLGSIGIYNVVKYDPTVVRALNPVYIYLFFKKNSNNAWSALGGCVLCVTGAEAMFADLGHFTVPAIQIAFTCVVFPCLLLAYMGQAAYLMKHPSSAARIFYESVPASLFWPVFVTATLAAMIASQAMISATFSCVKQSMALGCFPRMKIVHTSKRRMGQIYIPVINWFLMIMCIFVVAIFRRTTDIANAYGIAEVGVMLVSTVLVTLVMLLIWQTNLFLALCFPLVFGSVELIYLTAVLSKIREGGWLPLAFASVFLSVMYTWNYGSVLKYQSEVRDKISTDFLVELGSTLGTVRVPGIGLLYNDLVQGIPAIFGQFLLSLPAIHSTIVFVCIKYVPIPVVPQEERFLFRRVGPKDYHMFRCIARYGYKDVRKEDHHAFEQLLMESLEKFLRKESQDLALESNVNELEFDNISERSRDSLTLGVTDVDELRISLIEQERTVISEDAFGERLPSSIMASDDDPSLEYELSALREAMDSGFTYLLAQGDVRAKKNSFFIKKLVINYFYAFLRRNCRGGAATMRVPHMNIMQVGMTYMV